A single region of the Elizabethkingia sp. JS20170427COW genome encodes:
- a CDS encoding SusC/RagA family TonB-linked outer membrane protein codes for MNVKLRVLSAGVLFFIGQAAMAQETTNQESTKEIEEVVVVGFGQKKTVKELTGSVGTMTAKAIEDNPVSASVDKMLQGRVAGVQTGVSNGQPGGFASVRVRGISSINGVKDPIYVIDGVRVKSGDLSSNSTTGNILANMNPNDIENITVLKDAVSTAMYGADAGSGVIIITTKSGKKGKAKFNVNFTQGITNDAVKRQRALNAAEYKKLLTYSVMNLYQLKGDPNFVGKTYQEVYDYLKAGGQDVDGDLGSTDIADVLNSPYDTDWKKATQRNEAYQTNVDASMSGGNDKITYFSSINYFDQKATVRGADFKRLAASTNVGYQATDKLKITTDIQMSYSRTNTMSEGGAFANPILAQYFNRPTDPVKNEDGSWYLGNNGRLSNGNFNVAALQDLNYSRNETARVFANLQAEYKILKGLTYKFVFAPEFIHIMENKYNSPLHGDGRNYGGLKTDLSSRYFSFNLQNVLTYNFKAGLNNMSITALQEAYRTQKDMLLAQGSTVGSPYLETMDNFIQPLSVGGSKTISSRWGYGAIGHWDYDRIVMLDASYRRDVLSNFTPGQKAGNFWSAGVALDVARFGFLRGNSTISMMKVRGSYGKVGNQVSANPYALYKYTGNYNGLAAGSLEGVYNPNLSWETINPLNIGIDFGFLRNRITLTAEYYDKKSKDLIYQLPLQVSQGISSYYSNIGDMVNRGFEFTVNADIFKNYNGFNWSVNANLSTLKNKITKLYGGDVINPVLDGVAKSGMILREGEAMNSYYLRKWAGVDPTNGDPLWYINGKDGETTNNINKAERAIQGSALSKVTGGFGTNLSYKNISLDAFFTYGFGGKILDQWMGNMVSDGSGIYDIPGYESQMDFWTPENTDAANPMPIFNVGNKTSYGISTRRLFKSDYIRLSNVKIAYTFKGETIKNTGLNSLQVYLLGNNIWTHKFDKNLQLDPEINLSGNYNLGLPIQKAFMLGVNLGF; via the coding sequence ATGAATGTGAAATTACGTGTGCTTAGCGCTGGGGTTCTTTTCTTTATAGGACAAGCAGCGATGGCTCAGGAAACAACCAATCAAGAATCTACTAAAGAGATAGAAGAGGTAGTGGTTGTTGGTTTTGGACAAAAGAAAACAGTAAAAGAATTAACAGGTTCTGTAGGAACCATGACTGCAAAGGCTATTGAAGATAACCCAGTATCTGCTTCTGTAGATAAGATGTTACAAGGTAGAGTTGCAGGGGTACAAACAGGGGTGTCTAACGGCCAACCTGGTGGTTTTGCTTCAGTTCGTGTAAGAGGTATTTCTTCCATCAATGGGGTTAAAGATCCTATTTATGTAATTGATGGAGTAAGAGTAAAATCTGGAGACCTTTCTAGTAATTCAACTACAGGGAATATATTAGCAAACATGAACCCTAATGATATCGAGAATATCACCGTATTAAAAGATGCAGTTTCTACTGCAATGTATGGTGCGGATGCGGGTTCTGGTGTAATTATTATTACTACTAAATCTGGTAAAAAAGGGAAAGCTAAGTTTAATGTTAACTTTACCCAAGGGATTACCAATGATGCTGTAAAAAGACAAAGAGCGCTTAATGCAGCTGAATATAAAAAACTATTAACCTACTCTGTAATGAATCTTTATCAATTAAAGGGAGATCCAAACTTTGTAGGTAAAACCTATCAAGAGGTTTATGACTATCTTAAAGCAGGTGGTCAAGACGTTGATGGCGATTTAGGATCTACAGATATTGCAGATGTGTTAAATAGTCCTTACGATACCGATTGGAAAAAAGCAACTCAAAGAAACGAAGCTTACCAAACCAATGTAGATGCTAGCATGTCTGGAGGTAATGATAAGATTACTTATTTCAGCTCTATCAACTACTTCGATCAAAAAGCAACAGTACGTGGAGCAGATTTCAAAAGATTAGCAGCTTCTACCAATGTAGGATACCAAGCTACTGATAAATTGAAAATTACTACAGACATCCAAATGTCTTATAGTAGAACCAATACCATGTCTGAAGGTGGAGCATTTGCTAACCCAATCTTGGCACAATACTTTAACCGTCCTACTGATCCAGTAAAAAATGAAGACGGTTCTTGGTATTTAGGAAATAATGGTCGTTTATCTAATGGTAACTTCAACGTAGCAGCGTTGCAAGATCTTAACTATTCTAGAAACGAAACGGCTAGAGTATTTGCTAACTTACAAGCAGAATATAAAATCCTAAAAGGATTAACTTATAAATTTGTTTTTGCTCCTGAGTTTATCCATATTATGGAAAATAAATACAATTCTCCATTACACGGGGATGGTAGAAACTACGGAGGTTTAAAAACAGATTTGTCTTCTAGATATTTCAGTTTCAACTTACAAAACGTATTAACCTATAACTTTAAAGCAGGTTTAAACAATATGAGTATTACAGCGCTTCAAGAAGCGTACAGAACTCAGAAAGACATGTTGTTGGCTCAAGGTAGTACAGTAGGGTCTCCATATTTGGAAACCATGGATAACTTTATCCAACCTTTATCTGTAGGAGGAAGTAAAACAATCAGTTCAAGATGGGGTTATGGTGCTATCGGTCACTGGGATTATGATAGAATCGTAATGTTAGATGCTTCTTATAGAAGAGACGTATTGTCTAACTTTACTCCAGGTCAAAAAGCAGGTAACTTCTGGTCTGCAGGGGTAGCTTTAGACGTAGCTAGATTCGGATTCCTTAGAGGTAACTCTACCATTTCTATGATGAAAGTAAGAGGATCTTATGGTAAAGTAGGTAACCAAGTTTCAGCAAACCCGTATGCTCTTTATAAATATACAGGAAACTACAATGGTCTTGCTGCGGGATCTTTGGAAGGAGTGTATAACCCTAACTTATCTTGGGAAACTATTAATCCGCTTAATATAGGTATCGACTTTGGTTTCTTAAGAAACAGAATTACCTTAACTGCTGAATACTACGATAAAAAATCTAAAGACCTAATTTACCAATTACCACTACAGGTTTCTCAAGGTATTTCTAGCTACTACTCTAATATCGGAGATATGGTGAATAGAGGTTTTGAATTTACCGTAAATGCAGATATCTTCAAAAACTATAATGGGTTTAATTGGAGTGTGAATGCTAACCTTTCTACCCTTAAAAACAAAATTACCAAATTGTATGGTGGGGATGTAATCAACCCTGTTTTAGATGGTGTGGCAAAATCTGGAATGATCCTTCGTGAAGGTGAAGCAATGAACTCTTACTACCTAAGAAAATGGGCAGGGGTAGACCCTACTAATGGTGATCCGTTATGGTACATCAACGGTAAAGATGGTGAGACTACCAACAATATTAACAAGGCAGAAAGAGCAATCCAAGGAAGTGCTTTAAGTAAAGTAACTGGTGGTTTTGGCACTAACTTAAGCTATAAAAATATTAGCCTAGATGCATTCTTTACCTATGGTTTCGGTGGAAAAATCCTAGATCAATGGATGGGGAATATGGTTTCTGATGGATCAGGAATCTACGATATTCCAGGATATGAATCTCAAATGGACTTCTGGACTCCAGAAAATACTGATGCGGCTAACCCAATGCCAATCTTTAATGTGGGGAATAAAACAAGTTATGGTATTTCTACCAGAAGATTATTCAAGAGTGATTATATCCGTCTAAGCAATGTGAAAATCGCTTATACCTTCAAAGGAGAAACAATTAAAAATACAGGGCTTAACTCATTACAAGTATATTTACTAGGAAACAATATCTGGACTCATAAATTTGATAAAAACTTACAACTAGATCCAGAAATTAACCTTTCAGGTAACTATAACTTAGGATTGCCTATCCAAAAAGCATTCATGCTTGGTGTTAACTTAGGTTTCTAA
- a CDS encoding RagB/SusD family nutrient uptake outer membrane protein, whose protein sequence is MKKYKNIAKVLLLMSVGVLSSCKSDYLETDPTGSVSTELATSTVDNLSYIINGMHRDMYLRQNGSQGQNGGTAILIYNEVLGDDLVFPSNGNGWFVSTLRWQDSSNASSGNLIYPYRFYYSLIKNANLIILNASNATGDPAQRDKVVGEAYAFRAYSYFMLVQLYAKRYNENAANTQLGVPIRLDDSFTPIARNTVDEVYQQINNDLASALSLLNGKVRSNKSHFNTNVVKGLMARVALVQGRYTDAATYAKEARQGFPLMSNAEYKQGFNDYTNAEWMWGYHIQADQTDYFGNWMAYMSRNYNSTQIRQAPKVMSKKLFDLFPASDVRTQVVDATGLHASLNLPGTYSKFPYTSQKFLSVPDNNTSLGDISFMRAAEMYLIEAEALAKSGKESESKQVFNQLEGNRNPSYAGAVTSGAAYITEVLNSRRIELWGEGFRFLDLKRLNQPLDRNGSNFVASVVNGVFDVPAEDKRWTWLIPKTEIDNSKGLVVQNEL, encoded by the coding sequence ATGAAAAAATATAAAAATATAGCAAAGGTTCTTTTACTAATGTCAGTTGGTGTATTGAGCTCGTGTAAAAGTGATTATTTGGAGACAGATCCAACGGGATCTGTTAGTACAGAGTTGGCAACTTCTACGGTAGATAATTTGTCATATATTATAAATGGAATGCATAGAGATATGTATCTTAGGCAGAATGGAAGTCAAGGACAGAATGGGGGTACTGCAATTTTAATCTATAACGAAGTTCTTGGGGATGATTTAGTATTCCCTTCTAATGGAAATGGCTGGTTTGTTTCCACTTTAAGATGGCAAGATAGCAGTAATGCTTCTTCAGGTAATTTAATTTATCCATATAGGTTTTACTATAGCTTAATCAAAAACGCTAATTTGATTATTTTAAATGCATCTAATGCAACAGGAGATCCCGCTCAGAGAGATAAAGTAGTGGGAGAGGCTTATGCTTTTAGAGCATATAGTTATTTTATGTTGGTTCAATTATATGCTAAGCGCTATAATGAAAATGCAGCAAATACTCAATTAGGAGTTCCTATCAGGTTGGATGATTCTTTTACCCCTATAGCAAGAAATACAGTAGATGAAGTCTATCAACAAATTAATAATGATCTTGCTAGTGCATTGTCTTTATTGAATGGTAAAGTACGATCTAATAAATCTCATTTTAACACAAATGTAGTTAAGGGGTTAATGGCAAGAGTTGCATTGGTTCAAGGTAGGTATACTGACGCTGCAACTTACGCCAAAGAAGCCAGACAAGGATTTCCTTTAATGTCTAATGCAGAGTATAAGCAAGGGTTTAATGATTATACTAATGCAGAATGGATGTGGGGATATCATATTCAAGCAGATCAAACAGATTATTTTGGGAATTGGATGGCATATATGTCTAGAAATTATAATTCTACGCAAATTAGGCAAGCTCCTAAAGTAATGAGTAAAAAGTTATTTGATTTATTTCCAGCCTCTGATGTTAGAACTCAAGTAGTAGATGCAACAGGGCTACATGCAAGTTTAAATTTACCAGGTACTTATTCTAAGTTCCCATATACTTCTCAAAAGTTTTTATCAGTGCCTGATAATAATACTAGCTTAGGAGATATTAGTTTTATGAGGGCAGCGGAAATGTATTTAATAGAAGCAGAAGCGTTAGCAAAATCGGGTAAAGAATCTGAATCTAAACAGGTTTTTAATCAGTTGGAAGGAAATAGAAACCCATCATATGCGGGAGCAGTAACTTCAGGGGCTGCTTATATTACTGAAGTTTTGAATAGTAGAAGAATAGAACTTTGGGGGGAAGGGTTTAGATTTTTGGATTTGAAAAGACTCAATCAACCATTAGATAGAAACGGATCTAATTTTGTAGCTAGTGTTGTAAATGGTGTTTTTGACGTGCCAGCAGAAGATAAAAGGTGGACTTGGCTAATTCCTAAAACTGAAATCGATAATTCTAAAGGATTGGTAGTTCAGAATGAATTATAG
- the infB gene encoding translation initiation factor IF-2 gives MPKIRLNKAVRELNISVARAVEYLQSKGIEVENNPNALLEDKAFSALEAEFRKDSEQKKASHEVVITKVPEEKLEIEVEKPEVIRAKTAPQSGAKILGKIDLEGKKEVAPKVAEEKPSQDAPKTEKPKEEHHEQEFKVLGKIDLSQIKSDKPRHSDKKEKKEKKQEAKAVAPKKETPKPEAAPQPKAKQVVEAPKAEEVKSVTFEEPEKIETIYQKLDGPKILKEKIDLSQFQKPKKETPSGDKKKRKRIPSKDNKPAQNNQSNNNNSNNNNQGGGQHNKGNQGNNNRQGNNNNRPGNNNNRPGQGNRQGGNNRGGNNRGGKRGHEKAMPVELTDEQVKNQIRETLEKLTNKGGKSKGAKHRRDKRSFRREQDELQQRREAQDTTLRVTEYITVNELASLMDVAPTEVISACFSLGVMVTMNQRLEADTLTLVADEFGYKIEFSDADVDDASFEDEPDAEEDLVKRAPIVTVMGHVDHGKTSLLDYIRKTNVIAGESGGITQHIGAYNVKLENGERITFLDTPGHEAFTAMRARGAQVTDIAIIVIAADDDVMPQTKEAIAHAQAAGVPMIIALNKVDKPAANPDKIREQLSGMNVLVEEWGGNIQCQEISAKFGNNVDLLLEKVLIQAELLELKANPNKHASGVVIEAALDKGRGYVTTMLIENGTLKVGDYVLAGKNHGKVKAMLDERGKPMTEAGPSIPTTILGLDGAPTAGDKFRIFEDEKEAKTIANKREQLIREQSIRTKKHLTLDEIGRRIALGDFKELNIILKGDVDGSVEALSDMLQRLSTEEIHVNILHSGVGQITESDVLLASASDAVIIGFNVRAGANAKDLADKEEIEIRTYSVIYAAIDEVKEAMEGMLSPEIKEQVIGNVEIRETFKISKVGTIAGCMVLTGKVTRNSKVRLLRDGIVKHDGVLESLKRFKDDVKEVTKGYECGLNIKGYNDIEIGDILEVYEEIAVKKKLK, from the coding sequence ATGCCAAAAATTAGATTAAATAAAGCGGTAAGAGAACTGAATATTTCAGTAGCCAGAGCTGTAGAATATCTACAGTCCAAGGGTATTGAGGTTGAAAATAATCCCAACGCTCTATTAGAAGACAAGGCATTTTCTGCATTGGAAGCCGAGTTTCGTAAAGATAGCGAACAAAAGAAAGCTTCTCATGAGGTGGTTATTACAAAAGTTCCAGAAGAAAAATTGGAGATTGAAGTAGAGAAACCTGAGGTGATAAGAGCCAAAACAGCACCACAAAGTGGTGCTAAGATTTTAGGGAAAATAGATTTAGAAGGTAAAAAAGAAGTAGCTCCTAAAGTAGCAGAGGAAAAACCTTCTCAAGATGCTCCTAAAACAGAAAAGCCAAAAGAAGAACACCATGAACAAGAGTTCAAAGTGTTAGGAAAAATAGACTTATCCCAGATAAAATCTGATAAACCTAGACATTCAGATAAAAAAGAAAAAAAGGAGAAAAAGCAAGAAGCTAAAGCAGTAGCCCCTAAAAAGGAAACTCCGAAGCCAGAAGCTGCTCCTCAACCAAAAGCAAAGCAAGTAGTGGAAGCTCCTAAAGCAGAAGAGGTGAAGTCTGTAACTTTTGAAGAGCCAGAAAAAATTGAAACCATTTACCAAAAACTAGATGGTCCTAAAATTTTGAAAGAGAAAATTGACTTGTCTCAATTCCAAAAACCTAAAAAGGAAACTCCTTCAGGGGATAAGAAGAAAAGAAAGAGAATTCCTTCAAAAGACAATAAGCCAGCACAAAATAACCAGTCCAATAATAATAACTCCAATAATAACAATCAAGGAGGAGGACAACATAATAAAGGCAACCAAGGCAATAATAACCGCCAAGGAAATAACAACAACCGTCCAGGGAATAACAACAACCGCCCAGGACAAGGGAATCGCCAGGGAGGTAACAACCGCGGAGGTAACAACCGCGGAGGTAAGAGAGGACATGAAAAAGCAATGCCTGTAGAGCTTACCGACGAACAAGTTAAAAACCAAATCCGTGAAACCCTAGAGAAGTTAACCAATAAAGGAGGTAAATCTAAAGGGGCAAAACACAGAAGAGATAAGAGATCCTTCAGAAGAGAGCAGGATGAACTTCAACAAAGAAGAGAAGCTCAGGATACTACCCTTCGAGTTACCGAGTACATCACGGTTAACGAGTTGGCTAGTTTAATGGATGTTGCTCCAACAGAGGTTATCTCAGCTTGTTTCTCACTTGGGGTGATGGTAACCATGAACCAACGTTTGGAAGCCGATACCTTAACGTTAGTTGCCGATGAGTTTGGTTATAAAATCGAATTTTCCGATGCCGATGTGGATGATGCTTCTTTTGAAGATGAACCAGATGCAGAAGAGGATTTAGTAAAAAGAGCACCTATTGTAACTGTTATGGGTCACGTAGACCACGGTAAAACATCATTACTGGATTATATCCGTAAGACCAATGTTATCGCAGGTGAATCAGGAGGGATTACTCAGCATATCGGTGCCTATAATGTGAAGTTGGAAAACGGAGAGCGTATTACTTTCTTAGATACTCCAGGTCACGAGGCGTTTACAGCAATGAGAGCTCGTGGGGCACAAGTTACGGATATTGCGATTATTGTAATTGCTGCCGATGATGATGTAATGCCACAAACCAAAGAAGCTATTGCCCACGCACAAGCTGCAGGGGTACCAATGATTATAGCTCTTAACAAAGTAGATAAGCCAGCGGCTAACCCAGATAAAATCCGTGAACAACTTTCAGGAATGAATGTCCTAGTGGAAGAATGGGGCGGAAATATACAATGCCAGGAGATTTCAGCAAAATTTGGTAACAATGTCGACTTGTTATTAGAGAAAGTTCTTATCCAAGCAGAGTTATTGGAACTAAAAGCTAATCCTAATAAACATGCATCGGGTGTGGTAATTGAGGCTGCATTGGATAAGGGTAGAGGTTATGTAACTACTATGCTGATTGAGAATGGTACCCTAAAAGTAGGAGATTATGTATTGGCAGGTAAAAACCACGGTAAAGTAAAAGCGATGCTAGATGAGCGTGGTAAGCCAATGACGGAAGCAGGACCTTCTATCCCTACAACAATCTTAGGTCTAGATGGAGCTCCTACTGCTGGAGATAAATTTAGAATTTTTGAAGATGAGAAAGAAGCGAAAACAATTGCAAACAAACGTGAGCAATTAATTCGTGAGCAATCGATCAGAACTAAAAAGCATCTTACTTTGGACGAGATTGGTCGTCGTATTGCCTTAGGAGATTTCAAAGAATTGAATATTATCTTGAAAGGGGATGTGGATGGTTCTGTAGAAGCGCTTTCCGATATGCTTCAAAGACTATCTACCGAGGAAATCCACGTGAACATCTTGCATAGTGGAGTAGGTCAGATTACCGAATCTGATGTACTTTTAGCTTCTGCTTCAGATGCTGTAATTATTGGCTTCAACGTGAGAGCAGGTGCTAACGCAAAAGACTTAGCAGATAAAGAAGAAATTGAAATCAGAACTTATTCTGTAATCTATGCCGCTATTGATGAGGTGAAAGAAGCAATGGAAGGTATGCTTTCTCCAGAAATTAAAGAACAGGTTATCGGTAACGTAGAAATCCGTGAAACCTTTAAAATTTCTAAAGTAGGAACCATTGCAGGATGTATGGTATTGACCGGTAAGGTGACCAGAAACTCAAAAGTTAGATTGCTTAGAGATGGTATTGTGAAGCATGATGGTGTTTTAGAGTCTCTAAAACGTTTTAAAGATGATGTAAAAGAAGTAACCAAAGGTTACGAATGTGGTCTTAACATCAAAGGCTATAACGATATAGAAATTGGCGATATCCTCGAAGTTTACGAAGAGATAGCTGTTAAAAAGAAATTGAAATAA
- a CDS encoding SusC/RagA family TonB-linked outer membrane protein — MNLKLQCLSVGALFFLGTAIHAQKTKRDSSSVKDIDEVVVVAYGKQKKITLTGSNVQVGAKEIEGRPISNVIQALDGSGAGVQVSAGSGQPGSGLSIRIRGTGSYLVSNDPLIVLDGVPYNGSISTINPDDVESMNVLKDASSTSLYGSSAANGVVLITTKRGKKNRQTISLNASTGMVSRFIKEYDRVGPADYYLLTWESMRNGRRVTNPNESLAASNLYASNNLISGNLKTNVYDVLDNQLVVDGVFNPNAKLKYDDFDWQKEILGTAIRQDYSLAVAGGSDKTTYYTSFGYTKEDGYVIKSDFERLSLRLNLDSQLRNWFKVGTSLTGAAIYSTNSVDGAENNSAYINPYRWTRTMGPIYSPYLHDPNTGQRMYGIDGQPLFDPGNYRGSDAAGGRNVIQELLLNDDITRRYELNANVYAELQLLPDLTFRTNGAYSVRSSLNRGYTNRVIGDAIGIGAASRTNYFYQDITFNQILTYQKAFQGGHDLTVLAGHENSKYDYYYLYGSKRNQILDNFYEFSNFIDLASLSSTYNVRAKEGWFGRVNYNFLEKYMLEASVRRDGSSRFEENVRWQSFWSVGAGWVINKENFLKNVKAINLLKLRASYGEIGNDGLSSWYAYKSLFGLGYNNGTEPGILLSTVADPTITWETKVQRDLGLDFALFNNRVKGSVEYFNSKTKDLLFPLPTPVNAGIPGESIDGNVGELVNKGFEFNLGVDIVKNQNVTWGVNVFATTYKNELTKLPPDQTEIINGTKKLMVGKDLYSFWLRSWYGVDPADGAGLFLLDQDLFPDLNASDVRNLNGVLVTTNQNKALYEYHGKSTPDIFGSFSTNLRFKNWELLASFNYQVGGKIYDTNYATLMGSHPQGAALHADMLNRWTTPGQVTDVPIMSTANSASVGAASSRWLVDASYLMLRNASIGYNFNPEMIKGLGISNLKLYVSGENLWLASKRQGLEPYQSFNGTTTNRYSPSRIITFGLSTKF; from the coding sequence ATGAATTTAAAATTACAATGTTTGAGTGTTGGAGCGCTATTCTTTTTAGGGACTGCGATACATGCTCAGAAGACAAAACGAGACTCTTCCTCTGTCAAAGATATTGATGAGGTGGTAGTGGTAGCTTATGGTAAGCAAAAGAAAATTACTTTAACAGGATCTAACGTTCAAGTAGGAGCTAAAGAGATTGAAGGGAGGCCTATATCTAACGTTATACAAGCATTAGATGGTTCAGGTGCGGGTGTACAAGTCTCTGCTGGTTCAGGACAACCCGGATCAGGCTTATCTATACGTATTAGAGGTACAGGCTCGTATTTGGTGTCTAATGATCCATTAATAGTATTGGATGGGGTACCTTATAATGGAAGTATAAGTACAATTAATCCAGATGATGTGGAGAGTATGAATGTTTTAAAAGATGCATCTTCTACATCCTTATATGGTTCTTCTGCTGCTAATGGGGTTGTTTTGATTACAACCAAAAGAGGAAAAAAGAATAGACAAACTATTTCATTGAATGCTAGTACGGGTATGGTAAGTAGGTTTATCAAAGAATATGATAGAGTGGGACCTGCTGATTATTATCTTTTAACTTGGGAGTCGATGAGAAATGGGAGAAGAGTAACCAATCCCAATGAGTCTTTAGCAGCTTCTAATCTTTACGCTTCAAATAATTTAATTTCTGGGAATCTTAAGACTAATGTTTATGATGTTTTGGATAATCAATTGGTTGTGGATGGAGTGTTTAACCCTAATGCAAAGTTGAAATATGATGATTTTGACTGGCAAAAAGAAATTTTAGGAACAGCTATTCGTCAAGATTATTCACTAGCGGTTGCAGGAGGAAGTGATAAAACAACATATTATACTTCTTTTGGATATACTAAAGAAGATGGTTATGTGATAAAATCAGATTTTGAAAGATTAAGTTTACGATTGAATCTAGATTCTCAACTGAGAAATTGGTTTAAGGTAGGCACGAGTTTAACAGGGGCTGCTATTTATTCCACCAATTCTGTGGATGGTGCTGAAAATAATTCCGCGTATATAAATCCTTATCGTTGGACTCGTACAATGGGACCTATTTATAGTCCATATTTACACGACCCCAATACAGGACAGAGAATGTATGGTATAGATGGGCAACCTTTATTTGATCCAGGGAATTATAGAGGTTCTGATGCTGCGGGAGGAAGAAATGTTATTCAGGAATTGTTATTAAATGATGACATAACAAGAAGATATGAGTTGAATGCAAATGTATATGCGGAGCTTCAGTTACTACCTGATTTAACCTTTAGAACTAACGGAGCATATAGTGTGAGAAGTTCTTTAAATAGAGGTTATACTAATAGAGTGATTGGAGACGCTATTGGTATAGGAGCGGCAAGTAGAACAAATTATTTTTATCAAGATATAACTTTTAACCAAATATTGACATATCAAAAAGCTTTTCAAGGAGGGCATGATTTAACAGTATTAGCGGGGCATGAAAACTCTAAATATGACTATTATTATCTTTATGGAAGTAAAAGAAATCAAATCTTAGATAATTTTTATGAGTTTTCTAATTTTATAGATTTAGCATCTCTTAGTTCAACTTATAATGTACGTGCTAAAGAAGGTTGGTTTGGGAGAGTAAATTATAACTTCTTAGAAAAATACATGCTAGAAGCTTCAGTAAGAAGAGATGGTTCTTCTAGGTTTGAAGAAAATGTGAGATGGCAATCATTTTGGTCTGTAGGAGCGGGATGGGTAATTAATAAGGAGAATTTCTTAAAGAATGTAAAGGCAATTAACCTCTTGAAGTTAAGAGCTTCTTATGGTGAAATTGGAAATGATGGACTAAGTAGCTGGTATGCGTATAAATCACTTTTTGGATTAGGATATAACAATGGTACTGAACCAGGTATATTATTATCAACGGTAGCGGATCCTACAATTACTTGGGAAACTAAAGTTCAGAGAGATTTAGGATTAGATTTTGCCTTGTTTAATAATAGGGTAAAAGGGTCTGTAGAATATTTTAATTCAAAAACTAAAGATTTGTTATTCCCTTTGCCTACCCCAGTTAACGCAGGGATTCCTGGAGAGAGTATTGATGGGAATGTAGGTGAGTTGGTTAATAAAGGATTCGAATTTAATTTAGGAGTAGACATTGTTAAAAATCAAAATGTTACTTGGGGAGTAAATGTATTTGCTACGACTTATAAGAATGAATTGACAAAATTGCCACCTGATCAAACAGAAATTATTAATGGTACTAAAAAGTTAATGGTAGGTAAAGATTTATATTCTTTCTGGTTGAGATCATGGTATGGGGTAGATCCTGCAGATGGAGCTGGGTTGTTTTTATTGGATCAGGATTTATTTCCTGACCTTAATGCTTCTGATGTGAGAAATCTTAATGGTGTTCTAGTGACAACCAATCAGAATAAAGCATTATATGAATATCATGGCAAATCAACGCCAGATATTTTTGGTAGTTTTTCTACTAATTTAAGATTTAAGAATTGGGAGTTATTAGCTTCTTTTAATTATCAGGTAGGCGGTAAAATATATGATACTAACTATGCAACTTTAATGGGGTCTCATCCTCAAGGTGCAGCACTACATGCTGATATGTTGAATAGATGGACAACCCCTGGTCAGGTTACAGATGTTCCAATTATGAGTACTGCAAATTCAGCCTCAGTGGGAGCGGCTTCATCAAGATGGCTGGTAGATGCTTCGTATCTTATGTTAAGAAATGCATCTATAGGATATAATTTTAATCCAGAGATGATAAAAGGTTTAGGTATATCTAATTTAAAGCTTTATGTAAGTGGTGAAAATTTATGGTTAGCAAGCAAAAGACAAGGACTAGAGCCTTATCAATCGTTTAATGGAACAACAACAAATAGGTATTCGCCATCAAGAATAATAACATTTGGATTATCTACTAAATTTTAA